A genomic stretch from Shewanella sediminis HAW-EB3 includes:
- a CDS encoding AAA family ATPase, translated as MLTTLAIQNYRSLREIRVPLKQLNLVTGANGSGKSNLYKALRLLAQTAQGGVVNALALEGGLDSSFWAGPENVTKGMLDGTTAIEPTVRQQAKRLKLGFAGDEYSYLIELGLPKPDSTTLFGLDPQIKRESIWVGNKYRPASVLVERRGALVKNRAENSGQAGWQVLNLHMQHGDSIFTELADPERTPEVIKLRDNIRAWRFYDHFRSDSDAPARKPRLGTRTPVLHHDGRDLASAIQTIFEVGDRAGFDEAVSDAFPGARVHIEYESNGMLNVRFNQEGLLRPLNAAELSDGTLRYLQLVAALLTPRPPELMVLNEPETSLHPDLLPALSRLIAKASQQCQLWVVSHANRLINALNEFEHCNLIELDKQLGQTEIVGQDILSKPSWNWQSRT; from the coding sequence ATGCTCACCACTTTAGCCATTCAAAATTACCGCTCTTTACGTGAGATAAGAGTGCCTCTTAAACAACTCAATCTCGTCACGGGGGCTAATGGTAGCGGTAAGTCAAATCTCTATAAAGCGCTGCGTTTACTCGCACAAACAGCCCAGGGCGGAGTAGTTAATGCCCTGGCGTTGGAAGGTGGGCTGGATTCCAGCTTCTGGGCCGGGCCAGAAAATGTGACTAAAGGAATGCTCGATGGCACTACCGCTATCGAACCCACCGTTCGTCAACAAGCTAAACGCCTCAAACTGGGGTTTGCCGGCGATGAATACAGTTACCTTATCGAGCTAGGGCTTCCTAAGCCTGACTCGACAACCCTGTTTGGTTTAGATCCCCAGATAAAACGTGAGTCTATCTGGGTCGGTAATAAGTATCGTCCAGCCTCTGTACTGGTTGAACGCCGGGGAGCTTTGGTGAAAAACAGGGCCGAAAATAGCGGTCAAGCGGGCTGGCAGGTGTTAAATTTACATATGCAGCACGGTGACAGCATCTTCACCGAGCTTGCCGATCCCGAGCGTACGCCGGAGGTCATCAAGCTTAGAGATAACATCAGAGCCTGGCGCTTCTACGATCACTTTCGAAGCGATAGTGATGCGCCGGCACGTAAGCCTCGACTCGGCACTCGCACACCGGTATTGCATCACGATGGCAGGGATCTGGCTTCGGCTATTCAAACGATATTTGAGGTGGGTGACAGAGCAGGATTCGATGAGGCGGTTAGCGATGCCTTCCCCGGCGCCAGAGTGCATATCGAATATGAATCTAACGGCATGTTAAACGTGCGATTTAATCAAGAGGGGCTGTTACGCCCGCTCAATGCGGCTGAGCTCTCCGACGGGACACTCAGGTACCTGCAGCTCGTCGCTGCCCTGTTAACGCCCAGGCCACCCGAGCTGATGGTGCTCAATGAACCGGAAACCAGTTTACACCCGGATCTGTTACCCGCACTATCTCGTCTGATAGCCAAGGCATCACAACAGTGTCAACTATGGGTCGTCTCTCACGCCAACCGTTTGATCAACGCCCTCAATGAATTCGAACACTGCAATCTGATTGAACTGGATAAGCAGCTGGGGCAGACGGAGATAGTCGGTCAGGATATTTTAAGCAAGCCCAGCTGGAACTGGCAGAGCCGCACTTAA
- a CDS encoding PH domain-containing protein, giving the protein MGLLDSLMGNASEVNLEELAEELNPIMGDNEQLHLAYKVIRDMFVFTNKRLILIDKQGMTGKKVSYHSIPYKAITHFEVETAGRFDMDSELKLWISGQKDPLVKELKKGTDVVGIQKTIANFSL; this is encoded by the coding sequence ATGGGATTATTAGATTCACTGATGGGGAATGCATCTGAAGTTAATTTAGAGGAGCTAGCCGAAGAGTTAAATCCAATTATGGGCGATAACGAGCAGCTGCACCTAGCCTATAAGGTTATCAGGGACATGTTTGTCTTTACCAATAAACGACTCATCCTGATCGACAAGCAGGGGATGACGGGCAAGAAAGTCAGCTATCACTCCATTCCCTATAAGGCTATCACCCATTTCGAAGTTGAAACTGCCGGCCGATTCGATATGGACTCTGAGCTTAAGTTATGGATCTCGGGTCAGAAAGATCCCTTGGTTAAAGAGCTTAAGAAGGGCACCGATGTGGTCGGTATTCAGAAGACGATCGCAAACTTCTCGCTATAG
- a CDS encoding pseudouridine synthase: protein MPENKPLPTNNDTSYEFNTECLSIRDASQPHHHYKIFKPYGYLSQFVPERRKSKKLLAELALFPAGTMAIGRLDHDSEGLLLLTTDGMVSHQVRSKKVEKEYYVQVDGDIDDAAILKLQTGVEIGIKGEKYLTLPCKVFKLENEPELPSNGRKPRDPKHGPMSWVSITIGEGKNRQIRKMTAAAGFPTLRLVRVRIGNIHLDRMQSGEVILLKNPESI from the coding sequence ATGCCTGAAAATAAACCGCTACCAACGAATAACGATACCTCTTATGAGTTCAATACTGAGTGTCTGTCGATAAGGGATGCTTCTCAACCCCATCACCACTATAAAATTTTCAAGCCCTATGGCTACCTGAGTCAATTTGTACCGGAAAGAAGAAAGAGTAAAAAACTGCTGGCAGAACTAGCCCTATTCCCAGCCGGCACAATGGCAATCGGCAGACTCGATCATGACTCTGAGGGGCTACTGTTATTGACTACCGATGGCATGGTCAGCCACCAGGTTCGCAGTAAAAAAGTAGAAAAGGAGTATTATGTGCAGGTTGATGGCGACATCGATGACGCCGCAATACTGAAGCTACAAACCGGGGTCGAGATTGGCATCAAAGGCGAAAAATATCTCACCCTGCCCTGCAAAGTTTTTAAACTGGAGAATGAACCCGAATTACCGTCTAATGGACGTAAGCCTCGTGATCCTAAGCATGGGCCAATGAGCTGGGTATCGATCACTATAGGCGAAGGAAAAAACCGTCAGATAAGAAAAATGACGGCGGCGGCTGGTTTTCCAACTCTTAGGTTGGTCAGAGTGAGAATTGGCAATATTCATCTCGATAGGATGCAGTCCGGCGAAGTCATTCTACTGAAAAACCCTGAGAGTATCTGA
- a CDS encoding cupin domain-containing protein codes for MNKSNILSELPSDLSMEVFEQIGGNDKVLIERIISKAHVTPEGQWYDQDRSEWVMVLKGEAKLQFEHGELIHLQAGDYVDIEAHRKHRVSWTSEETETVWLAVHY; via the coding sequence ATGAATAAGAGTAATATTTTGAGTGAGCTTCCATCAGACCTTTCTATGGAAGTGTTCGAGCAGATCGGCGGCAACGACAAGGTGTTAATCGAACGTATTATCTCTAAGGCTCATGTGACTCCTGAGGGGCAATGGTACGATCAAGATAGAAGCGAGTGGGTGATGGTGTTGAAGGGGGAAGCCAAGTTACAGTTTGAGCATGGTGAGCTTATACACCTGCAAGCGGGTGATTATGTCGATATTGAGGCACATAGAAAACATAGGGTGAGCTGGACCAGCGAAGAGACCGAAACTGTATGGTTAGCAGTGCATTACTGA
- the nagB gene encoding glucosamine-6-phosphate deaminase, with the protein MQIVILKDSAEVAAYGANIFIKQLQKKTNSVLGLATGSTPVSLYRGLIEACDAELISFKDVTSFNLDEYLGLKGTHPQSYRYFMNEQLFNHIDIIKAQTYVPPGDAENPLEACVGYEEKIKAAGGIDIQLLGIGRNGHIGFNEPSSGLMSRTRVKTLTKATIEDNARFFHDDEYQPHLSITMGIGTILDAKKVVLLATGENKADAILATVEGPLMAACPASALQLHTDAVLVIDEAAASKLSDRDFYKHIENENQKLMAKLP; encoded by the coding sequence ATGCAAATCGTCATTTTAAAAGATAGTGCCGAAGTCGCTGCTTATGGCGCTAATATCTTTATTAAGCAATTACAAAAGAAGACGAATTCTGTTTTAGGCCTGGCGACAGGATCGACACCGGTCTCATTATATCGAGGTCTGATCGAGGCATGTGATGCTGAGTTGATCTCTTTTAAGGATGTGACCAGCTTTAATCTCGATGAATATCTGGGGCTGAAGGGGACACACCCACAAAGTTATCGTTATTTCATGAATGAGCAGCTGTTTAACCATATCGATATCATTAAGGCACAAACTTACGTTCCACCCGGAGATGCCGAGAATCCACTCGAAGCCTGTGTGGGTTATGAGGAGAAGATAAAAGCCGCCGGCGGTATCGATATTCAGTTGCTGGGTATAGGCCGTAATGGACACATAGGGTTCAATGAGCCCTCGTCAGGCTTAATGTCACGTACTCGTGTAAAGACATTAACCAAGGCCACTATCGAAGATAATGCCCGATTCTTTCACGATGATGAATACCAGCCTCACCTGTCGATTACTATGGGGATTGGTACTATCTTAGATGCTAAGAAGGTGGTGTTATTGGCAACGGGTGAGAATAAAGCCGATGCCATTTTGGCTACGGTGGAAGGGCCCTTGATGGCCGCGTGCCCCGCCTCTGCGTTGCAACTGCACACCGACGCCGTCTTGGTGATCGATGAGGCCGCAGCATCAAAATTGTCAGACCGTGATTTTTATAAGCATATCGAAAATGAAAATCAGAAGCTGATGGCTAAACTTCCCTAG
- a CDS encoding peptidase U32 family protein, whose protein sequence is MSKAAIFTPDDISHISNRLELLAPAKNAEFGMEAILHGADAVYIGGPDFGARATAGNSVEDIARLCSFAHKYHAQVFVALNTILMDDELADAEKLIWQLYEAGADALIVQDMGVLQLDLPPIALHASTQMDNRTAEKAVFLEQVGFSQVVLARELGLSQIREVAAHTKMQLEFFIHGALCVAYSGLCNLSHAFSNRSANRGECSQMCRLPGELKTRQGEVLAENEHLLSLKDNNQTDNLEALIDAGVRSFKIEGRLKDINYVKNVTAHYRQELDKIIARRPELKASSHGRSVHNFTPNPEKTFNRGRTDYFVHERSQGVSDFRSPKYIGEEVATVKALGKDYIEVNSTHSFNNGDGLCYFPANYASAKQSDDKLRGLRLNRAEGNKLHVLAVPGDLEVGMTIYRNRDQAFEAVLAKESSKRSIEVDIKLTDTADGIMLTMTDIYGHQGVVTLALDKQAANEPESAGAKLRKQLGKLGSTDFVAREITVETEQVWFAPASVINGLRRDAVAALEQARVDEYQRPQPWKHNQNAMYPTKHLSYLANVANQKSKDFYQQHGVIEIEDTYEKNGITEEVPLMVTKHCLRFNFNLCPKEVPGIKADPMVLEIGKDVLKLVFDCPKCEMMVVGANRQVKSDGRG, encoded by the coding sequence ATGAGCAAAGCTGCCATCTTTACCCCCGATGATATCTCGCATATATCGAACCGATTAGAACTGCTTGCCCCGGCTAAAAATGCCGAATTTGGTATGGAAGCGATTCTTCATGGTGCCGATGCGGTCTATATCGGTGGCCCTGATTTTGGCGCTCGTGCAACGGCGGGCAATAGCGTGGAAGATATCGCCAGGCTGTGCAGTTTTGCCCATAAATACCATGCTCAGGTGTTTGTCGCCCTCAATACCATCTTGATGGATGATGAGCTGGCCGATGCTGAAAAGTTGATCTGGCAGCTCTATGAAGCCGGCGCCGATGCCCTCATCGTACAGGATATGGGGGTACTGCAGCTCGACCTTCCTCCTATCGCGTTGCATGCCAGCACCCAGATGGATAACCGCACCGCCGAAAAAGCGGTTTTTCTTGAGCAGGTTGGTTTCTCTCAGGTCGTACTGGCTCGCGAACTGGGGCTGAGTCAGATACGCGAAGTGGCCGCTCATACCAAGATGCAACTCGAGTTCTTCATTCATGGAGCCCTGTGTGTGGCTTACAGTGGTCTGTGTAACTTAAGTCATGCATTCAGTAATCGCAGCGCTAACCGAGGTGAATGCTCACAGATGTGTCGTCTTCCGGGCGAGCTTAAGACCCGTCAGGGCGAGGTACTTGCCGAAAATGAGCATCTGCTATCGCTAAAGGATAATAATCAGACCGATAACCTTGAAGCCTTGATCGATGCCGGTGTGCGCTCATTTAAAATTGAAGGCCGACTCAAAGATATCAACTATGTGAAAAACGTGACCGCCCATTACAGGCAGGAGTTGGACAAGATCATCGCCCGACGTCCGGAATTGAAAGCCTCATCACATGGGCGCAGCGTGCATAACTTCACTCCAAATCCGGAGAAGACCTTTAACCGTGGACGAACGGATTACTTTGTTCATGAGCGCAGTCAGGGGGTCAGTGATTTTCGCTCACCAAAATATATCGGTGAAGAGGTCGCCACCGTTAAGGCCTTAGGCAAAGATTACATCGAGGTTAACTCTACCCATAGTTTTAATAATGGTGATGGCTTATGTTACTTCCCCGCCAACTATGCCAGTGCCAAGCAGTCCGATGATAAGCTGAGAGGGTTACGACTCAATCGCGCCGAAGGTAATAAACTGCATGTATTGGCTGTGCCAGGCGATCTTGAAGTGGGTATGACTATCTATCGTAACCGAGATCAGGCTTTCGAGGCGGTGTTAGCCAAAGAGTCATCGAAGCGCTCTATCGAAGTCGATATTAAGCTGACAGACACCGCAGATGGCATCATGCTGACAATGACAGATATCTATGGTCATCAGGGCGTGGTGACTCTGGCTTTAGATAAACAGGCTGCCAATGAACCAGAAAGCGCTGGAGCAAAGCTACGTAAACAGTTAGGAAAACTTGGCAGTACCGATTTTGTTGCCCGTGAGATCACTGTCGAGACTGAGCAAGTTTGGTTTGCGCCTGCCTCGGTGATTAACGGACTTCGCCGTGATGCGGTAGCGGCGCTCGAGCAAGCACGAGTCGATGAGTATCAAAGGCCACAGCCTTGGAAGCATAATCAAAACGCCATGTATCCGACCAAGCACCTTAGTTACCTGGCTAATGTGGCCAATCAAAAATCGAAAGATTTCTATCAGCAGCATGGTGTGATTGAGATTGAGGATACCTATGAGAAGAACGGTATCACCGAAGAGGTCCCATTGATGGTGACTAAACACTGCTTGCGCTTCAACTTCAACCTCTGTCCAAAAGAGGTGCCTGGCATAAAGGCTGATCCTATGGTACTTGAGATAGGTAAAGATGTATTAAAGCTGGTTTTCGACTGCCCTAAGTGTGAAATGATGGTGGTCGGCGCCAATCGCCAGGTGAAGAGCGACGGCAGAGGCTAG
- a CDS encoding sensor domain-containing protein yields the protein MIDINVPQDTWLKWQASIDLITRISHCVGVLSVVDAENQLCAKISAGLKDEDTASYEAISLNIKETSERVSIALLWPSKAIFGELSFYLIEQTDKAEGPTDCLVQTKQLARLTADNIELQLAELYRQYRCQESQVRGRVSNGDVIDLQLFIDSLKEHVWMKDIEGRYVIFNRSVEKSWGKTREEIMNKTDEELFVADLAEEFIQADTEAINKGEQITAGECEGQHAEIDRYWLETAKVPVVTDDGCLKGVIGLSRNISQHKAVQEQLELSGRVFENSVEGVMITDRDGKIIETYGAFSEITGYSREEVLGKNPSMFSSGRHDKAFYDDLWTGLLHKGRWHGEIWNRRKNGAIFPQLVTLSSMLGDDGLVRYFVAVFTDISAQKKNEEQLAHLAYHDPLTNLPNRMTLTAQIEQELRHAQYQGSQLAIVFIDVDLFKQINDSFGHLMGDEILVELANRLTAQKGAEDTLARIGGDEFVVLFPGGGGSEELTLALSKLREAFEQPFSVGENDQVRLTASMGVSVYPHDGKDGYTLLRNADAAKHRAKQDSRNSYAFYTESLTLESREHLKLQSALHMALEEGNFHLVYQPKLNFNSLKTVGFEALLRWRDPVLGDISPGVFIPIAEKIGLINAIGSWVLRAACLQGVKWIEQGKTFGRIAVNIAGQQIKRSSFVEEVKQILNETGFPAQSLELEVTESFMMSDPEVAIRDLRVLGDLGIELSVDDFGTGYSSLNYLKKLPIHKLKIDQSFVRDIPSDANNTAIAKAVIALGHALNLQVIAEGVETEEQADFLRESGCDEVQGYLYSRPQLPEALQQFLY from the coding sequence ATGATTGATATTAACGTTCCTCAAGATACTTGGCTAAAATGGCAAGCGTCAATTGACCTTATTACCCGCATCTCTCACTGCGTGGGCGTATTGAGTGTCGTGGATGCAGAGAATCAACTATGTGCGAAAATCAGTGCAGGGCTAAAAGATGAAGACACCGCCTCTTACGAAGCCATTTCTCTCAATATTAAGGAAACCAGTGAAAGGGTCTCTATTGCCTTACTATGGCCATCGAAAGCCATCTTTGGTGAGCTCTCTTTCTACTTAATCGAACAAACCGATAAAGCCGAGGGACCGACGGATTGTTTAGTACAAACCAAGCAACTTGCACGGCTTACTGCGGACAATATAGAACTACAACTGGCTGAGCTTTATCGTCAGTATCGTTGCCAAGAATCTCAGGTTAGAGGTCGTGTCTCTAACGGGGATGTTATCGATCTACAGCTCTTTATCGATAGTTTGAAAGAACATGTTTGGATGAAAGATATTGAAGGACGTTACGTCATTTTCAACCGAAGCGTCGAAAAATCATGGGGGAAAACCCGTGAAGAGATCATGAACAAGACGGATGAAGAGTTATTTGTTGCCGATTTAGCTGAAGAGTTTATTCAAGCCGATACGGAAGCCATTAATAAGGGCGAGCAGATCACGGCTGGTGAGTGTGAGGGACAACATGCCGAAATCGATAGATACTGGTTAGAGACCGCAAAAGTTCCTGTGGTGACAGATGATGGTTGCCTTAAGGGGGTCATAGGACTCTCCAGAAATATCTCTCAACATAAGGCTGTACAAGAGCAGTTAGAGCTTTCCGGACGGGTATTTGAAAACTCTGTCGAAGGGGTGATGATCACCGACCGGGATGGCAAGATCATAGAAACTTATGGGGCTTTCTCTGAAATTACCGGGTATTCGAGGGAGGAGGTGTTAGGTAAAAATCCCAGCATGTTCAGCTCCGGTCGACACGATAAAGCCTTCTATGATGACCTGTGGACAGGTTTGTTGCACAAGGGGAGATGGCACGGTGAGATCTGGAATCGACGCAAGAATGGCGCCATCTTCCCGCAGTTGGTTACCCTTAGCTCGATGCTTGGTGATGATGGGTTGGTGCGATATTTCGTTGCCGTGTTTACAGATATTTCGGCGCAGAAGAAAAATGAAGAGCAGCTGGCCCACCTTGCTTACCATGATCCTTTAACCAACCTGCCTAACAGGATGACGTTAACTGCCCAGATTGAGCAGGAGCTCCGTCATGCTCAGTATCAAGGCTCTCAGTTGGCTATCGTGTTTATCGATGTGGACCTGTTTAAGCAGATCAATGATAGTTTCGGTCATCTTATGGGTGATGAAATCTTGGTGGAGCTGGCCAACAGGTTAACGGCTCAAAAAGGCGCCGAGGATACACTGGCGCGTATTGGCGGCGATGAATTTGTCGTGTTGTTTCCAGGGGGCGGAGGCAGTGAAGAGCTCACTTTAGCCCTGAGTAAGTTAAGGGAAGCGTTCGAACAGCCTTTTTCTGTCGGGGAGAACGATCAGGTCAGGTTGACTGCCAGTATGGGCGTCTCTGTTTACCCCCATGATGGTAAGGATGGTTATACACTGTTAAGAAATGCGGATGCTGCTAAACACAGGGCTAAGCAGGACAGTCGTAACAGTTATGCTTTTTATACCGAGTCGCTGACCTTAGAGTCACGAGAGCACCTTAAGCTGCAAAGTGCACTGCATATGGCTCTGGAGGAGGGGAACTTCCACCTGGTTTACCAGCCGAAACTTAACTTTAACAGTCTTAAAACTGTGGGTTTCGAGGCCTTACTTAGGTGGCGAGACCCTGTTTTAGGCGATATTTCTCCTGGGGTATTTATTCCCATCGCGGAAAAAATAGGTCTGATTAATGCTATTGGCAGCTGGGTGCTGAGAGCCGCATGCCTGCAAGGCGTTAAGTGGATCGAGCAGGGCAAAACATTTGGTCGTATTGCGGTGAATATCGCCGGTCAACAGATAAAGCGGAGCTCATTTGTTGAAGAGGTCAAACAGATCCTGAATGAGACAGGCTTTCCTGCTCAGTCGTTGGAGCTTGAGGTTACCGAGAGCTTTATGATGTCGGATCCCGAAGTGGCTATTCGTGATCTCAGGGTGTTAGGTGACTTAGGCATTGAGCTCTCTGTCGATGATTTTGGTACCGGCTATTCTTCACTTAATTACCTGAAAAAACTGCCTATTCATAAGTTAAAAATCGATCAGTCCTTTGTCAGGGATATACCTTCTGACGCTAATAACACCGCCATCGCTAAGGCTGTGATTGCCCTGGGCCATGCCTTGAATTTACAAGTTATTGCGGAGGGAGTTGAAACTGAGGAACAAGCCGATTTCTTACGTGAAAGCGGCTGTGATGAAGTGCAGGGATACCTCTATAGCAGGCCTCAGTTACCCGAAGCGTTGCAGCAATTTTTGTACTGA
- a CDS encoding sensor domain-containing diguanylate cyclase produces MSKQPIGRELLFFQEQQPLCVNSALSNYLQGGFTASHSRVLSFGIGSKPVWLAFDVENPLTFPVNRRIQIATSWLDSVDIHYIPTQTTAYSQILTQYSGDRSSFTDRNLNDRYFSFDHDFTPGKTTVLIRIESPDPMVLPIYFSSLDTALDRSQFQSYSYGFLYGAVLCLLIYNLMLFIGMRSISYLLYSMFLFGFLLMNLSYTGHGYQWLWPEFPRWQQWANPVLMMLFNVTGLLFALRFLRVKSFLPGTYKLTKLICILFPLLLLMAFIADDQVLGLIFAFDFMLLFSFMMILLGIMAFNVGNPSAKVFLLASTSSMTGAAVTGMAVWGFIPFTDLTYRAAEIGIIIDIVLLALALAVKFRATEREKLIAEHQAKIDPLTGLKNRRAFYEITPSFWKQKRTRVGVSMIIIDIDYFKAINDTYGHTVGDEVLVQFATLLNKNLRQQDIVARWGGEEFILLLPKTRLKEASTISKHLCESISKHAFIADRNELQVTASIGLAHGSPAQFTLEQLISLADQQLYRAKQRGKNQISYENSPDVPGGTCN; encoded by the coding sequence GTGTCTAAACAACCGATAGGTAGAGAGCTCCTCTTCTTTCAAGAGCAGCAGCCGCTCTGTGTTAACTCAGCCTTATCAAACTATCTGCAAGGGGGTTTTACAGCCTCTCATTCAAGGGTTCTCAGCTTCGGTATTGGATCTAAACCCGTCTGGTTGGCCTTTGATGTTGAAAATCCACTAACCTTCCCGGTTAATAGGCGGATCCAGATAGCGACATCCTGGCTGGACAGTGTCGACATTCACTATATTCCGACACAAACTACCGCATACAGTCAGATTTTGACTCAATATTCTGGTGATAGAAGTTCTTTCACCGACCGCAATTTAAACGATAGGTATTTCAGCTTCGACCATGACTTCACACCGGGAAAAACGACGGTATTAATTCGTATAGAATCTCCTGATCCTATGGTGTTGCCGATATACTTTTCAAGTCTGGATACAGCACTGGATAGATCCCAATTCCAAAGTTATAGCTATGGCTTCCTCTATGGTGCAGTACTCTGCCTGCTTATCTACAACCTGATGTTATTTATCGGGATGAGAAGCATCAGCTACCTCTTATACTCGATGTTTTTATTTGGATTTCTATTGATGAACTTGTCCTATACAGGCCATGGTTATCAGTGGCTATGGCCTGAGTTCCCACGATGGCAGCAGTGGGCAAACCCGGTATTGATGATGCTGTTCAATGTGACTGGCCTGCTGTTTGCATTACGTTTTCTGCGGGTAAAATCCTTCCTGCCGGGCACCTATAAACTCACCAAGCTTATCTGCATCCTGTTCCCTCTACTCCTGCTTATGGCCTTCATCGCCGACGATCAGGTTCTTGGGCTCATTTTTGCCTTCGACTTTATGCTTCTATTCTCATTTATGATGATACTGCTTGGTATCATGGCATTTAATGTCGGCAACCCAAGCGCTAAGGTATTTTTACTGGCATCGACATCTTCGATGACAGGTGCCGCCGTCACAGGTATGGCGGTTTGGGGCTTTATTCCATTTACTGACTTAACCTATCGCGCCGCGGAAATCGGCATTATTATCGACATAGTGTTATTGGCATTGGCGCTGGCTGTCAAATTTCGCGCCACAGAAAGAGAGAAGCTCATTGCCGAACATCAGGCCAAGATCGACCCTCTGACAGGACTCAAAAATCGCCGGGCCTTCTATGAGATAACTCCATCTTTCTGGAAGCAAAAGAGGACAAGAGTTGGAGTATCGATGATCATTATCGACATTGATTATTTCAAGGCCATCAACGACACATATGGTCATACTGTCGGTGATGAGGTTCTTGTTCAATTTGCAACACTATTGAACAAGAATCTCAGGCAGCAAGATATCGTAGCTCGCTGGGGAGGTGAGGAGTTTATTCTATTGCTTCCCAAGACTCGGCTCAAAGAGGCTTCGACTATCTCTAAACACCTGTGTGAGAGCATTTCAAAGCATGCATTTATTGCTGACCGTAATGAACTTCAGGTAACCGCAAGTATAGGGCTGGCACACGGGAGTCCGGCTCAGTTCACCTTAGAGCAACTGATTTCACTTGCCGATCAGCAACTCTATCGGGCCAAACAACGCGGAAAGAATCAAATAAGTTATGAAAATAGCCCAGATGTCCCAGGCGGAACTTGTAATTGA